In Nyctibius grandis isolate bNycGra1 chromosome 6, bNycGra1.pri, whole genome shotgun sequence, a single genomic region encodes these proteins:
- the NEIL3 gene encoding endonuclease 8-like 3 isoform X2 — MYFDQKALRIHFGMNGSMCINPDGSKDTNGVLPVLEIQLTENTVWFFEVTVEYRNAAESERKVRMMESLDVCSPKFSFLRAESEIKQQKTRMLCDVLLDQAVLPGVGNIIKNEALFDSGLHPAVKVCQLTDEHIRHLVKMTRDFTLLFYKCRKTGSPLYKHYKVYKRPTCGQCNGKITVCRLGENDRMTYFCLRCQKVDPQLVNVSKLPTRNSLIGWAYGRRSYSNEHIAQKSEEEWTCVRCTLINKPSAEICDACLTSRPEVPKTEDVEDSAAFNINLMKYPCNDFRKPSTEIKINRKAAFGTTTLVLTDLGNKAVLRNDTQISGGCCQCVAPKSNCNRIQNKVCQSGGSTDKDCSTHVTAVALSSSQQPLSFEHIQKKQKTYHLPSVHQYNTAISKPQANTTHDIQTLSMGHPCCTKHRRLCSLRVVRKDGENKGRQFYTCPLPRETRCDYFQWADLNFPFCNHGKRSVMKTVLKIGPNNGKNFFVCPLGKEKQCGFFQWAKNGPGMQVIP, encoded by the exons ATGTATTTCGATCAGAAAGCTTTGAG gATTCACTTTGGTATGAACGGTTCCATGTGTATTAATCCTGATGGAAGCAAAGACACAAATGGAGTGCTACCAGTTTTGGAGATACAGCTTACAGAGaatactgtttggttttttgagGTGACAGTAGAGTATAG aaatgCAGCTGAGAGTGAGcggaaagtgagaatgatggAAAGCCTGGATGTCTGTTCTCCAAAGTTTAGCTTCTTAAGAGCAGAAAGTGAGATTAAGCAGCAGAAAACCCGCATGTTGTGTGATGTGTTACTGGATCAAGCAGTATTACCTGGAGTGGGGAATATCATAAAAAATGAAGCACTGTTTGACAGTGGTCTCCATCCAGCTGTTAAG GTTTGCCAACTGACAGATGAACATATACGTCACTTGGTGAAAATGACACGCGATTTCACCCTGCTTTTTTATAAG TGCCGCAAAACTGGGTCTCCGCTCTACAAACACTACAAAGTATACAAGCGCCCAACCTGTGGTCAGTGCAATGGGAAGATCACTGTGTGTCGTTTAGGAGAGAATGACAGGATGACTTACTTCTGCCTTCGATGTCAAAAGGTGGATCCCCAGCTTGTCAATGTTAG cAAACTGCCAACTAGAAATAGCCTAATTGGCTGGGCATATGGCAGGAGGTCATATTCTAATGAACACATAGCTCAGAAATCTGAAGAGGAGTGGACATGTGTGCGCTGTACCCTAATAAACAAGCCTTCTGCTGAAATCTGTGATGCCTGTTTGACTTCAAGGCCTGAAG ttCCGAAGACAGAGGATGTTGAAGATTCTGCAGCCTTTAACATAAACTTAATGAAGTACCCTTGTAATGATTTCAGAAAACcaagcacagaaataaagatcAATAGGAAAGCTGCATTTGGAACTACAACTCTTGTCTTAACAGATCTTGGTAACAAAGCTGTTTTGAGAAATGATACCCAAATATCTGGTGGATGCTGTCAATGTGTTGCTCCAAAAAGCAATTGTAATCGAATCCAAAACAAAGTCTGCCAGTCAGGGGGAAGCACAGACAAGGATTGCTCCACACATGTAACTGCTGTGGCTTTGTCCTCCTCTCAGCAACCTCTCTCTTTCGAACacatacagaagaaacagaaaacttatCATCTACCCTCTGTTCACCAATATAATACAGCAATCAG CAAACCTCAAGCAAATACAACACATGATATTCAAACATTAAGCATGGGCCATCCTTGCTGCACTAAACACAGGCGTCTCTGCAGCCTCAGAGTTGTGAGAAAGGACGGAGAAAACAAGGGCAGGCAGTTTTATACCTGTCCTTTACCCAGAGAAACTCGGTGTGACTACTTTCAA TGGGCTGACttgaattttccattttgtaacCATGGCAAGCGAAGTGTTATGAAGACTGTGTTGAAGATTGGTCCCAATAAtggaaaaaacttttttgtgtgtcctcttgggaaggaaaaacagtgtGGCTTTTTCCAATGGGCAAAAAATGGGCCAGGTATGCAGGTTATTCCTTGA
- the NEIL3 gene encoding endonuclease 8-like 3 isoform X1, with amino-acid sequence MVEGPGCALYGDRLRARVRRGQAVRSVRGSAPPAGAGGATAAREEGTSGHDFLIGHVYRGVETLGKELFMYFDQKALRIHFGMNGSMCINPDGSKDTNGVLPVLEIQLTENTVWFFEVTVEYRNAAESERKVRMMESLDVCSPKFSFLRAESEIKQQKTRMLCDVLLDQAVLPGVGNIIKNEALFDSGLHPAVKVCQLTDEHIRHLVKMTRDFTLLFYKCRKTGSPLYKHYKVYKRPTCGQCNGKITVCRLGENDRMTYFCLRCQKVDPQLVNVSKLPTRNSLIGWAYGRRSYSNEHIAQKSEEEWTCVRCTLINKPSAEICDACLTSRPEVPKTEDVEDSAAFNINLMKYPCNDFRKPSTEIKINRKAAFGTTTLVLTDLGNKAVLRNDTQISGGCCQCVAPKSNCNRIQNKVCQSGGSTDKDCSTHVTAVALSSSQQPLSFEHIQKKQKTYHLPSVHQYNTAISKPQANTTHDIQTLSMGHPCCTKHRRLCSLRVVRKDGENKGRQFYTCPLPRETRCDYFQWADLNFPFCNHGKRSVMKTVLKIGPNNGKNFFVCPLGKEKQCGFFQWAKNGPGMQVIP; translated from the exons ATGGTGGAGGGCCCGGGCTGTGCGCTCTACGGAGACAGGCTGCGGGCGCGGGTGCGGCGGGGACAGGCGGTGCGGAGCGTGCGGGGCAGCGCTCCGCCAGCCGGAGCCGGCGGCGCG ACTGCTGCAAGGGAGGAGGGAACCTCTGGTCATGATTTCCTTATTGGACATGTTTACAGGGGTGTGGAGACATTGGGAAAGGAACTTTTTATGTATTTCGATCAGAAAGCTTTGAG gATTCACTTTGGTATGAACGGTTCCATGTGTATTAATCCTGATGGAAGCAAAGACACAAATGGAGTGCTACCAGTTTTGGAGATACAGCTTACAGAGaatactgtttggttttttgagGTGACAGTAGAGTATAG aaatgCAGCTGAGAGTGAGcggaaagtgagaatgatggAAAGCCTGGATGTCTGTTCTCCAAAGTTTAGCTTCTTAAGAGCAGAAAGTGAGATTAAGCAGCAGAAAACCCGCATGTTGTGTGATGTGTTACTGGATCAAGCAGTATTACCTGGAGTGGGGAATATCATAAAAAATGAAGCACTGTTTGACAGTGGTCTCCATCCAGCTGTTAAG GTTTGCCAACTGACAGATGAACATATACGTCACTTGGTGAAAATGACACGCGATTTCACCCTGCTTTTTTATAAG TGCCGCAAAACTGGGTCTCCGCTCTACAAACACTACAAAGTATACAAGCGCCCAACCTGTGGTCAGTGCAATGGGAAGATCACTGTGTGTCGTTTAGGAGAGAATGACAGGATGACTTACTTCTGCCTTCGATGTCAAAAGGTGGATCCCCAGCTTGTCAATGTTAG cAAACTGCCAACTAGAAATAGCCTAATTGGCTGGGCATATGGCAGGAGGTCATATTCTAATGAACACATAGCTCAGAAATCTGAAGAGGAGTGGACATGTGTGCGCTGTACCCTAATAAACAAGCCTTCTGCTGAAATCTGTGATGCCTGTTTGACTTCAAGGCCTGAAG ttCCGAAGACAGAGGATGTTGAAGATTCTGCAGCCTTTAACATAAACTTAATGAAGTACCCTTGTAATGATTTCAGAAAACcaagcacagaaataaagatcAATAGGAAAGCTGCATTTGGAACTACAACTCTTGTCTTAACAGATCTTGGTAACAAAGCTGTTTTGAGAAATGATACCCAAATATCTGGTGGATGCTGTCAATGTGTTGCTCCAAAAAGCAATTGTAATCGAATCCAAAACAAAGTCTGCCAGTCAGGGGGAAGCACAGACAAGGATTGCTCCACACATGTAACTGCTGTGGCTTTGTCCTCCTCTCAGCAACCTCTCTCTTTCGAACacatacagaagaaacagaaaacttatCATCTACCCTCTGTTCACCAATATAATACAGCAATCAG CAAACCTCAAGCAAATACAACACATGATATTCAAACATTAAGCATGGGCCATCCTTGCTGCACTAAACACAGGCGTCTCTGCAGCCTCAGAGTTGTGAGAAAGGACGGAGAAAACAAGGGCAGGCAGTTTTATACCTGTCCTTTACCCAGAGAAACTCGGTGTGACTACTTTCAA TGGGCTGACttgaattttccattttgtaacCATGGCAAGCGAAGTGTTATGAAGACTGTGTTGAAGATTGGTCCCAATAAtggaaaaaacttttttgtgtgtcctcttgggaaggaaaaacagtgtGGCTTTTTCCAATGGGCAAAAAATGGGCCAGGTATGCAGGTTATTCCTTGA
- the NEIL3 gene encoding endonuclease 8-like 3 isoform X3: MVEGPGCALYGDRLRARVRRGQAVRSVRGSAPPAGAGGATAAREEGTSGHDFLIGHVYRGVETLGKELFMYFDQKALRIHFGMNGSMCINPDGSKDTNGVLPVLEIQLTENTVWFFEVTVEYRNAAESERKVRMMESLDVCSPKFSFLRAESEIKQQKTRMLCDVLLDQAVLPGVGNIIKNEALFDSGLHPAVKVCQLTDEHIRHLVKMTRDFTLLFYKCRKTGSPLYKHYKVYKRPTCGQCNGKITVCRLGENDRMTYFCLRCQKVDPQLVNVSKLPTRNSLIGWAYGRRSYSNEHIAQKSEEEWTCVRCTLINKPSAEICDACLTSRPEVPKTEDVEDSAAFNINLMKYPCNDFRKPSTEIKINRKAAFGTTTLVLTDLGNKAVLRNDTQISGGCCQCVAPKSNCNRIQNKVCQSGGSTDKDCSTHVTAVALSSSQQPLSFEHIQKKQKTYHLPSVHQYNTAISGLT; encoded by the exons ATGGTGGAGGGCCCGGGCTGTGCGCTCTACGGAGACAGGCTGCGGGCGCGGGTGCGGCGGGGACAGGCGGTGCGGAGCGTGCGGGGCAGCGCTCCGCCAGCCGGAGCCGGCGGCGCG ACTGCTGCAAGGGAGGAGGGAACCTCTGGTCATGATTTCCTTATTGGACATGTTTACAGGGGTGTGGAGACATTGGGAAAGGAACTTTTTATGTATTTCGATCAGAAAGCTTTGAG gATTCACTTTGGTATGAACGGTTCCATGTGTATTAATCCTGATGGAAGCAAAGACACAAATGGAGTGCTACCAGTTTTGGAGATACAGCTTACAGAGaatactgtttggttttttgagGTGACAGTAGAGTATAG aaatgCAGCTGAGAGTGAGcggaaagtgagaatgatggAAAGCCTGGATGTCTGTTCTCCAAAGTTTAGCTTCTTAAGAGCAGAAAGTGAGATTAAGCAGCAGAAAACCCGCATGTTGTGTGATGTGTTACTGGATCAAGCAGTATTACCTGGAGTGGGGAATATCATAAAAAATGAAGCACTGTTTGACAGTGGTCTCCATCCAGCTGTTAAG GTTTGCCAACTGACAGATGAACATATACGTCACTTGGTGAAAATGACACGCGATTTCACCCTGCTTTTTTATAAG TGCCGCAAAACTGGGTCTCCGCTCTACAAACACTACAAAGTATACAAGCGCCCAACCTGTGGTCAGTGCAATGGGAAGATCACTGTGTGTCGTTTAGGAGAGAATGACAGGATGACTTACTTCTGCCTTCGATGTCAAAAGGTGGATCCCCAGCTTGTCAATGTTAG cAAACTGCCAACTAGAAATAGCCTAATTGGCTGGGCATATGGCAGGAGGTCATATTCTAATGAACACATAGCTCAGAAATCTGAAGAGGAGTGGACATGTGTGCGCTGTACCCTAATAAACAAGCCTTCTGCTGAAATCTGTGATGCCTGTTTGACTTCAAGGCCTGAAG ttCCGAAGACAGAGGATGTTGAAGATTCTGCAGCCTTTAACATAAACTTAATGAAGTACCCTTGTAATGATTTCAGAAAACcaagcacagaaataaagatcAATAGGAAAGCTGCATTTGGAACTACAACTCTTGTCTTAACAGATCTTGGTAACAAAGCTGTTTTGAGAAATGATACCCAAATATCTGGTGGATGCTGTCAATGTGTTGCTCCAAAAAGCAATTGTAATCGAATCCAAAACAAAGTCTGCCAGTCAGGGGGAAGCACAGACAAGGATTGCTCCACACATGTAACTGCTGTGGCTTTGTCCTCCTCTCAGCAACCTCTCTCTTTCGAACacatacagaagaaacagaaaacttatCATCTACCCTCTGTTCACCAATATAATACAGCAATCAG TGGGCTGACttga